The following proteins are encoded in a genomic region of Oryza brachyantha chromosome 11, ObraRS2, whole genome shotgun sequence:
- the LOC102709884 gene encoding putative metabolite transport protein YwtG, whose protein sequence is MQLALAFFLTRTELCAGAMNLAMLIVGRICLGVGVGFGNQAAPLLLSEIAPAHIRGALNILFHLDVTIGILIANVVNYFTSNIHPVGWRYLPGGAGMPAVLFLGSLAITKMPTSLVEQGCRERWTAVVLPHHKGSMVKHCLWQTAGARLRKKTHLVKQTLKQGASHGVPQLGKAKHGAAAGSSGACRRLLLFASPCGSRPSSSAAAAGDGAASRASMSTAAAMIVVSVAVLEAIASRVARVAAELSSETERSTQEEEA, encoded by the exons ATGCAGCTCGCGTTGGCGTTCTTCCTCACCAGGACAGAGCTGTGCGCCGGCGCGATGAACCTGGCGATGCTAATCGTGGGGCGGATCtgcctcggcgtcggcgtcgggttCGGCAACCAGGCGGCGCCGCTGTTACTATCAGAGATCGCGCCGGCGCACATCCGTGGCGCGCTCAACATCCTCTTCCATCTCGACGTCACCATTGGGATCCTCATCGCCAACGTGGTCAACTACTTCACCTCAAACATCCACCCAGTTGGCTGGAGGTACTTGCCCGGTGGTGCTGGCATGCCCGCAGTGCTATTCCTCGGATCACTGGCGATCACCAAGATGCCGACGAGCCTCGTCGAGCAGGGGTGCCGCGAGCGGTGGACGGCAGTGGTG TTGCCGCACCACAAGGGATCTATGGTGAAGCACTGCCTCTGGCAGACGGCCGGTGCAAGGTTGAGGAAGAAGACGCACCTGGTGAAGCAAACCTTGAAGCAGGGCGCCTCGCATGGCGTACCGCAGCTTGGGAAGGCGAAGCatggcgcggccgccggcagCAGTGGCGCCTGCAGAAGGCTCCTCCTCTTCGCGAGCCCCTGCGGGAGCCgcccgtcctcctccgccgccgccgccggtgacggcGCCGCCAGCAGGGCCAGCATGAGTACTGCGGCGGCCATGATCGTCGTAAGTGTCGCAGTACTGGAAGCCATTGCTAGCAGGGTAGCACGAGTggcagctgagctgagctctGAGACTGAGAGGTCtacacaagaagaagaagcttaA
- the LOC102708188 gene encoding anthranilate O-methyltransferase 1-like isoform X1 has protein sequence MMNGDNEFSYAMNSLIQIATYISFKVMKIERDLHMMKGDGEYSYAKNSMIQRRAVLATRPILQKAVREVCRDLHPQLMVIADLGCSSGKNTLLFVSEVLNTICESPTSTLNKEESPMEVQFFLNDLHGNDFNHVFQSLEQLEQSTRQECACRGLQPPPYYVAGLPGSFYARLFPCSSVHLFHSSMSVTWLSQVPEHLGCLNEGNVHVGATTQPAVARLYQDQFEKDFSRFLHMRCREIVAGGRMVLTLVGRKREDVFDAGRTTKIFELLSQGLRTLVSEGRLEKEKLDSFNIPVYCPSTEELKQLVQQNGLLHITDIHLFEMDGSPTDESPESADAAVAAAQAAGESMSATLRASTEPLIVSHFVESILEDLFALFARNFTSYIESEDEQSGIFVITMSLEAKH, from the exons ATGATGAATGGGGACAACGAGTTCAGCTATGCCATGAATTCCTTAATACAA ATAGCAACATATATATCTTTCAAAGTCATGAAGATTGAACGCGATTTGCACATGATGAAAGGGGATGGTGAGTACAGCTATGCCAAGAATTCTATGATACAG AGAAGAGCTGTTCTTGCTACCAGGCCAATACTCCAGAAAGCTGTGAGGGAAGTGTGCAGAGATCTTCATCCCCAATTAATGGTCATAGCTGACCTAGGTTGCTCCTCTGGTAAAAACACGCTCCTCTTCGTCTCCGAGGTGCTCAACACAATATGCGAAAGCCCTACCAGCACCCTCAACAAGGAGGAGAGCCCCATGGAGGTCCAGTTCTTTCTCAATGACCTCCATGGCAACGACTTCAACCATGTGTTCCAATCGCTGGAGCAACTCGAGCAGTCGACGAGACAGGAATGCGCCTGCAGAGGGCTGCAGCCTCCTCCATACTATGTGGCAGGTCTGCCTGGCTCCTTCTACGCCAGGCTCTTCCCGTGCAGCAGCGTCCATCTCTTCCATTCCTCCATGAGCGTCACGTGGCTCTCTCAG GTCCCTGAGCATCTCGGCTGCTTGAATGAAGGGAATGTTCACGTAGGGGCAACCACACAGCCAGCAGTGGCAAGGCTCTACCAGGATCAGTTTGAGAAGGACTTCTCCCGGTTCCTGCACATGAGGTGCAGAGAGATTGTGGCTGGAGGCCGGATGGTGCTGACACTTGTTGGGAGGAAGAGGGAAGATGTGTTCGACGCAGGAAGGACAACCAAGATATTCGAGTTACTCTCGCAGGGGCTGCGCACTCTCGTTTCTGAG GGACGTCTTGAAAAGGAGAAGCTGGACTCCTTCAACATACCGGTGTACTGCCCTTCGACTGAGGAGCTGAAGCAGCTGGTGCAGCAGAACGGGCTGCTTCACATCACTGACATCCATCTCTTCGAGATGGACGGTAGCCCCACGGATGAGTCGCCGGAGTCGGCCGatgctgccgtcgccgccgctcaggccgccggcgagagtATGTCTGCGACCCTAAGGGCATCGACGGAGCCCCTCATCGTGAGCCATTTTGTGGAGTCTATACTTGAAGACCTGTTTGCTTTGTTTGCCCGTAATTTTACTAGCTATATTGAGAGCGAGGATGAGCAGAGCGGCATCTTTGTGATCACAATGTCCTTGGAGGCAAAACACTAG
- the LOC102708188 gene encoding anthranilate O-methyltransferase 1-like isoform X2 yields the protein MKIERDLHMMKGDGEYSYAKNSMIQRRAVLATRPILQKAVREVCRDLHPQLMVIADLGCSSGKNTLLFVSEVLNTICESPTSTLNKEESPMEVQFFLNDLHGNDFNHVFQSLEQLEQSTRQECACRGLQPPPYYVAGLPGSFYARLFPCSSVHLFHSSMSVTWLSQVPEHLGCLNEGNVHVGATTQPAVARLYQDQFEKDFSRFLHMRCREIVAGGRMVLTLVGRKREDVFDAGRTTKIFELLSQGLRTLVSEGRLEKEKLDSFNIPVYCPSTEELKQLVQQNGLLHITDIHLFEMDGSPTDESPESADAAVAAAQAAGESMSATLRASTEPLIVSHFVESILEDLFALFARNFTSYIESEDEQSGIFVITMSLEAKH from the exons ATGAAGATTGAACGCGATTTGCACATGATGAAAGGGGATGGTGAGTACAGCTATGCCAAGAATTCTATGATACAG AGAAGAGCTGTTCTTGCTACCAGGCCAATACTCCAGAAAGCTGTGAGGGAAGTGTGCAGAGATCTTCATCCCCAATTAATGGTCATAGCTGACCTAGGTTGCTCCTCTGGTAAAAACACGCTCCTCTTCGTCTCCGAGGTGCTCAACACAATATGCGAAAGCCCTACCAGCACCCTCAACAAGGAGGAGAGCCCCATGGAGGTCCAGTTCTTTCTCAATGACCTCCATGGCAACGACTTCAACCATGTGTTCCAATCGCTGGAGCAACTCGAGCAGTCGACGAGACAGGAATGCGCCTGCAGAGGGCTGCAGCCTCCTCCATACTATGTGGCAGGTCTGCCTGGCTCCTTCTACGCCAGGCTCTTCCCGTGCAGCAGCGTCCATCTCTTCCATTCCTCCATGAGCGTCACGTGGCTCTCTCAG GTCCCTGAGCATCTCGGCTGCTTGAATGAAGGGAATGTTCACGTAGGGGCAACCACACAGCCAGCAGTGGCAAGGCTCTACCAGGATCAGTTTGAGAAGGACTTCTCCCGGTTCCTGCACATGAGGTGCAGAGAGATTGTGGCTGGAGGCCGGATGGTGCTGACACTTGTTGGGAGGAAGAGGGAAGATGTGTTCGACGCAGGAAGGACAACCAAGATATTCGAGTTACTCTCGCAGGGGCTGCGCACTCTCGTTTCTGAG GGACGTCTTGAAAAGGAGAAGCTGGACTCCTTCAACATACCGGTGTACTGCCCTTCGACTGAGGAGCTGAAGCAGCTGGTGCAGCAGAACGGGCTGCTTCACATCACTGACATCCATCTCTTCGAGATGGACGGTAGCCCCACGGATGAGTCGCCGGAGTCGGCCGatgctgccgtcgccgccgctcaggccgccggcgagagtATGTCTGCGACCCTAAGGGCATCGACGGAGCCCCTCATCGTGAGCCATTTTGTGGAGTCTATACTTGAAGACCTGTTTGCTTTGTTTGCCCGTAATTTTACTAGCTATATTGAGAGCGAGGATGAGCAGAGCGGCATCTTTGTGATCACAATGTCCTTGGAGGCAAAACACTAG
- the LOC102708188 gene encoding anthranilate O-methyltransferase 1-like isoform X3 codes for MRRAVLATRPILQKAVREVCRDLHPQLMVIADLGCSSGKNTLLFVSEVLNTICESPTSTLNKEESPMEVQFFLNDLHGNDFNHVFQSLEQLEQSTRQECACRGLQPPPYYVAGLPGSFYARLFPCSSVHLFHSSMSVTWLSQVPEHLGCLNEGNVHVGATTQPAVARLYQDQFEKDFSRFLHMRCREIVAGGRMVLTLVGRKREDVFDAGRTTKIFELLSQGLRTLVSEGRLEKEKLDSFNIPVYCPSTEELKQLVQQNGLLHITDIHLFEMDGSPTDESPESADAAVAAAQAAGESMSATLRASTEPLIVSHFVESILEDLFALFARNFTSYIESEDEQSGIFVITMSLEAKH; via the exons ATG AGAAGAGCTGTTCTTGCTACCAGGCCAATACTCCAGAAAGCTGTGAGGGAAGTGTGCAGAGATCTTCATCCCCAATTAATGGTCATAGCTGACCTAGGTTGCTCCTCTGGTAAAAACACGCTCCTCTTCGTCTCCGAGGTGCTCAACACAATATGCGAAAGCCCTACCAGCACCCTCAACAAGGAGGAGAGCCCCATGGAGGTCCAGTTCTTTCTCAATGACCTCCATGGCAACGACTTCAACCATGTGTTCCAATCGCTGGAGCAACTCGAGCAGTCGACGAGACAGGAATGCGCCTGCAGAGGGCTGCAGCCTCCTCCATACTATGTGGCAGGTCTGCCTGGCTCCTTCTACGCCAGGCTCTTCCCGTGCAGCAGCGTCCATCTCTTCCATTCCTCCATGAGCGTCACGTGGCTCTCTCAG GTCCCTGAGCATCTCGGCTGCTTGAATGAAGGGAATGTTCACGTAGGGGCAACCACACAGCCAGCAGTGGCAAGGCTCTACCAGGATCAGTTTGAGAAGGACTTCTCCCGGTTCCTGCACATGAGGTGCAGAGAGATTGTGGCTGGAGGCCGGATGGTGCTGACACTTGTTGGGAGGAAGAGGGAAGATGTGTTCGACGCAGGAAGGACAACCAAGATATTCGAGTTACTCTCGCAGGGGCTGCGCACTCTCGTTTCTGAG GGACGTCTTGAAAAGGAGAAGCTGGACTCCTTCAACATACCGGTGTACTGCCCTTCGACTGAGGAGCTGAAGCAGCTGGTGCAGCAGAACGGGCTGCTTCACATCACTGACATCCATCTCTTCGAGATGGACGGTAGCCCCACGGATGAGTCGCCGGAGTCGGCCGatgctgccgtcgccgccgctcaggccgccggcgagagtATGTCTGCGACCCTAAGGGCATCGACGGAGCCCCTCATCGTGAGCCATTTTGTGGAGTCTATACTTGAAGACCTGTTTGCTTTGTTTGCCCGTAATTTTACTAGCTATATTGAGAGCGAGGATGAGCAGAGCGGCATCTTTGTGATCACAATGTCCTTGGAGGCAAAACACTAG